The following proteins are encoded in a genomic region of Populus trichocarpa isolate Nisqually-1 chromosome 13, P.trichocarpa_v4.1, whole genome shotgun sequence:
- the LOC7478883 gene encoding LOW QUALITY PROTEIN: ADP-ribosylation factor (The sequence of the model RefSeq protein was modified relative to this genomic sequence to represent the inferred CDS: deleted 1 base in 1 codon) — translation MGLSFTKLFSRLFAKKEMRILMVGLDAAGKTTILYKLKLGEIVTTIPTIGFNVETVEYKNISFTVWDVGGQDKIRPLWRHYFQNTQGLIFVVDSNDRDRVVEARDELHRMLNEDELRDAVLLVFANKQDLPNAMNAAEITDKLGLHSLRQRHWYIQSTCATSGEGLYRDWTGSPTTLLARLKRWIDFCSFLDSTLLQIGNRARLFGVQIFNPVIVKRMYVWLCKILLL, via the exons ATGGGGCTCTCATTCACCAAACTTTTTAGCCGTCTGTTTGCCAAGAAAGAAATGCGAATTCTCATGGTGGGTCTTGACGCTGCTGGTAAGACCACCATCTTGTACAAGCTCAAGCTCGGAGAGATTGTCACCACCATTCCAACAATTG GGTTTAACGTGGAGACTGTGGAATACAAGAACATAAGCTTCACTGTCTGGGATGTAGGTGGTCAGGACAAG ATCCGACCATTGTGGAGGCATTATTTCCAAAACACTCAAGGGCTCATCTTTGTGGTTGATAGCAATGATCGTGACCGTGTGGTTGAAGCTAGGGATGAGCTGCACCGGATGTTGAATGAG GATGAATTGAGGGATGCTGTGCTACTTGTGTTTGCAAACAAGCAAGATCTTCCAAATGCTATGAATGCTGCTGAAATTACAGATAAGCTTGGTCTTCATTCACTCCGTCAACGCCACTG GTATATCCAGAGCACCTGTGCCACTTCTGGTGAAGGTCTCTAT AGGGACTGGACTGGCTCTCCAACAACATTGCTAGCAAG GCTTAAGAGATGGATCGATTTCTGCAGCTTTTTGGATAGCACTCTACTTCAAATTGGGAATCGTGCTAGGTTGTTTGGTGTTCAGATTTTTAATCCTGTAATTGTCAAGAGAATGTATGTTTGGTTGTGTAAGATATTGTTACTGTAA
- the LOC7478884 gene encoding probable xyloglucan endotransglucosylase/hydrolase protein 23, with product MHNTHLLTSKQLAKLHFIVSMAFLLASSSVPMLLMFLVSFTVSSLMGSSLGNFYQNFDITWGDGRAKILNNGELLTLNLDKASGSGFQSKNEYLFGKIDMQLKLVPGNSAGTVTAYYLSSKGSTWDEIDFEFLGNLSGDPYILHTNVFSQGKGNREQQFYLWFDPTTDFHTYSILWNPQRIIFSVDGTPIREFKNMESRGVPFPKNQPMRIYSSLWNADDWATRGGLVKTDWSKAPFTASYKNFNAKDACVWSNGASSCGTNSSAAAASSTTNAWLSEELGSTSQERLEWVKKNYMIYNYCTDAKRFPQGLPPECSAS from the exons ATGCACAATACACATCTCCTCACTTCCAAACAACTTGCTAAACTGCATTTCATTGTATCCATGGCTTTTCTGCTTGCTTCTTCAAGTGTTCCGATGTTATTAATGTTCTTGGTCTCTTTTACAGTCAGTTCTTTGATGGGGTCATCTCTTGGTAACTTCTACCAAAACTTTGATATTACATGGGGAGATGGCCGTGCTAAGATACTCAACAATGGTGAGCTTCTTACTCTCAATCTTGACAAAGCTTCTGGCTCAGGATTCCAATCCAAGAACGAGTATTTATTTGGAAAGATTGATATGCAACTCAAGCTTGTCCCTGGCAACTCCGCTGGCACTGTAACTGCCTATTAT TTGTCATCAAAAGGGTCAACATGGGATGAGATAGACTTCGAGTTCTTGGGGAACTTGAGTGGCGATCCTTACATTCTCCATACCAATGTGTTTAGCCAAGGCAAAGGCAACAGGGAGCAACAATTTTACCTCTGGTTTGATCCAACTACTGATTTCCACACCTACTCCATCCTCTGGAACCCACAAAGAATCAT TTTCTCTGTAGATGGCACCCCTATTAGAGAATTCAAGAACATGGAATCAAGAGGTGTTCCATTCCCAAAGAATCAGCCAATGAGAATTTACTCTAGTTTATGGAATGCAGATGACTGGGCTACAAGAGGTGGCTTAGTGAAGACTGATTGGTCAAAAGCTCCTTTCACTGCTTCTTATAAGAACTTCAATGCTAAGGATGCTTGTGTCTGGTCCAATGGTGCATCTTCTTGTGGTACAAATTCCTCTGCTGCTGCAGCCTCCTCCACCACCAACGCTTGGCTTTCAGAAGAGCTTGGTTCAACAAGTCAAGAGAGGCTAGAATGGGTCAAAAAAAACTACATGATATACAATTACTGCACAGACGCTAAGAGGTTTCCTCAAGGACTTCCTCCAGAATGCAGCGCTTCTTAA